TCTCCGCTGGCGCCGTGGAACGTCGTTTTGCGCCCGGCCAGCACCTGGACGCGCCGCGAACGCTGGCAGGTGGCCCGCGCCCAGGCCGTGCAGGCCGCCGGCCCCTGGCGCGGCGCCTGGAACTTCCTGCGCAGCCGCGTCCCTGTGTGAGAATTTCAATGGTGGGACCGTATCATGCCGACTCTCGCTGAATTACCGCCGCCGACCTGCCAACAGGGCTGGCCCTGGACCGACGCCCCGACGCCCGACCTGGCGCCTGACATGACCTGGCCGCTCGTCAGCATCGTCACTCCATCCTTTCAACAGGCCGCGTTCCTGGAAGAGGCGCTGCGCTCCGTGCTGCTGCAGGGCTACCCCAACCTGGAGGTCATCGTCATGGACGGCGGCAGCCGCGATGGCAGCGTGGAGATCATCCAACGCTATGCGCCCTGGCTGACGCATTGGGTCAGCGCGCCGGACCACGGACAGACCGACGCCATCAACCAGGGGTTCCGCCGCGCCCGCGGGGAGTTCGTGGGGTGGCTCAACTCCGACGATCTGCTGCTGCCGGGCGCGCTGATCCGCGCGGTGACGACGCTGCTGGCGCATCCGCACGCGGTGCTCGTGCATGGCAACTGTGACTACATTGACAGCGCGGGCCGCAAGGTCAAGAGTTCGACCGGCCGCATCGAGGCTCAGCCGCCGCTCAGCACGCTGCTGGGGCGCGGGGGCGTGATTCGCCAACCGACGGTGCTGCTGCGGCACAGCGCGCTGCGGCAGGTGGGCTACCTGGATGGGTCGCTGCACTATGGCATGGACTACGACCTGTGGATTCGCCTGCGCCAGGTGGGCGATTTTGTCTTCCTTGCCGATGCGCCGCTGGCCCTCTTTCGCCTGCAGCCGCAGGCCAAGACCCACGCGCTGCCGCTGGCGATGATCGGCGAAATTTACAGCATTGCCCAGCGGCACGGCGGCGATGGCGTGGCCGCGGCGCGGCGGCCGTTGGGCCTGCGCTGGGAAGCGCTGGCGCGGGGTCGGCCCGCGGAATGGCCCGCCTGCTTCGCGGCTGAGCTGGCCGACCCCGCCTGCACCGCGCTGCCCGGCCCGCTGACCCGCGCGGTGCAGCCGTTCGTCACCGAACTGCTGCTCAGCCAGGGCCTGCGCCTGGCCGACCAGCAGCCCGATCAGGCCGCGGCCTGCCTGCGTTGGGCCGTGCGCCGCCAACCGCGGCTCCTCGCCAACCGCGGGGTGCGTTCTATCTTGCTGCAAGCCTTGCTGCGTCGCGCGTTCGGCCCCGCGCTCATCGCCCGCTGGCGCGCCGGGCGATTTTCTGCGGGACCGCCGGGGCGACAGCCCGGTCAGCCAGCCAACCCCCGCGGAGAGCAATCATGAGCGGACGCCGCCTGCCGCTGCTCGTGGCCGGATTCGACGCCGCGTGCTGGGAATACATGACGCCCTGGCTGCAGGACGGCTCGCTGCCCAACGTGCAGCGCCTGATAGCCGAGGGGCGCTCTGGCGTGCTCCATTCCACCATGCCCGCGCTGACGCCCGTGGCCTGGTCAACCCTGGCGACCGGCGCGAATCCCGGCAAGCACGGCGTCTTCGAATGGAACCGGCTGGTGCGCGACGCCGATCCCCCGCATCTGCAACTGCACACCTCGGCCACGGTGCATGGCGTCCCTTTCTGGCGCCAGCTCAACGCCCGCGGCTGCAAAGTCGGCCTGGTCAACATCCCCCTCACCTTTCCAACCCAGCCGCTGGACGGTTTCGTGTTGTGCGGCTATCCGCTGATTGACCCGCTGCGCCGCTACCTCTACCCGCCCAACCTCCTGCCCGGGCTGGAGGCGGAGTTGGGGCCTTACGAGCCGGGCCACCTGGAGGGCATGTTGGTGAACGGCGAGGGCTGGTACGCGGCCGATGAGCGGACGCAGGCGTTTCAGGTGGCCGCGGCCATTCGCCTGACCGCGCAGCTCGAACTCGATGTCCTCGTCATCAATCTGATGCTGCCCGATCACGCCAATCACCTGGCGCCCGACATGGCCGGTGTGCAGCGAGCCTACGCGGACAGCGACCGCCACCTGGGCCAACTGCTCGACGCGCTGCAGCCGCTCAACGTCATGCTCATTTCGGACCACGGCTCGCGGCGCATCCAGGGCAAGTTCTACATCAACCAGTGGCTCTATGACCAGGGCCTGCTCACCTGGGCGCCGCGCACGCCCACGGACCCGGCCGGCGACCTGAACTGGCTGCTCGTGCAGGCCGGTCAACAGGCTGGGCTGCATGGGCCGCTGGAACGAGTGGTGCGCAATGGGCTGCGCCGGGCGCTGAGAGCCGGAAACGGGCCGCTGCCGGCCTGGCTGGCCCGCCGCCTGGAGCAGCTTGCCCCCGCCGCGTATCGCGCCTACGCGTTCGACGGCCAGGCCGACTGGGGACGTTCGCAGTTCATGTCGTTCGGCTCGCTCATCTACGCCAACCCCGCCGCGGCCGCCGACGCCGCGGCCGATGTGCAGGCGCGGCTGTTGGCCCTGACCGACCCCGGCGGCAAGCCGGTCTTCCAGGCCGTGCTGCCCGCCGGCCAGTTGTACCACGGCCCGCAGATGGCGCAGGCCCCGGCCCTCATCCTGGACACCTTCAGCTCGGATTGGAGCCTGGCGTTCGGCCCCAACTACCGCAGCGCGTCCTACTTCGAGCGCGGCAGCGGCGCGTGGAACGGCGAGCACAGCCGCGACGGCATTTTTGTCTTCTCGGGTGCGGACTTCAGCCCCGGCGAGAACATGCTGGCCGCGGACCTGGCCGACATTCCCGCCACCGTGCTCTACCTGATGGACGCGGCCCGGCCGGCCGACTACGATGGCCGCGTGCTGCAGGAGTTCCTGGCGCCCGCGCTGCTGACGCAGCGTCCGCCGTCCGCTCAGCCCACCGCGGCCACCCCCGCCGAAAAGCAGGGCGACCCCGCCGCGCCGCCGGATGCCGATGCCTCTGCCGACCTCACGCCGGAGCAAGAGGCGTTGATGGCCCAGCAACTGCGCGCGCTCGGTTACGTGGATTAGCCGTGCCCGTTCGTCTGTCTGTCGTCCTGGTGGTCACGGCCGCGCCGCGACGCTGGCTGGCGGCCACCCTGGCGCACGTGCAGGCCAGCGCGGATGTGCAGTGGATGGCCGTCAACGGCGGCGCCGACCCTGAGCATTGGGCGCTGGTGGAGCAGCACGCCGGCCATCTCACCGTGTTGGACGCGCCGCCCACCGCTGACCCCAGCGCGGCGCTGGCGCACGGGGTGGCGCAGGCGCAGGGCGATTTCATCGCCTGGCTGCTGCCCGGCGAGGCGCTGACCGCCGCCGCGGCGCTGGCCGGCCTGGCCGCGGACGCGGAGATGGTGTGTGGCGCGTACGTGCTGGCCGCCGAAGGCAGCGAGGAGGCCGCCGGCCTGTCCGGCGATATTGATTTTGCGCTGCCCACCGCCTGGCCGCTGCTGCTGGTGCGCCGCAGCCTGCTGGCGCAGCACGGCCCGCCCGATCTGTCACGAGCCAGCCAGCACGAGTACTGGCTGCGCGTACAGGGCCAGGCGCGCTGGCAGGCCCTGGGCGATCGCCCGCTGGGCATCAGTTGGCGTCACAGCCTGGGCGCGGTCGTGATGCCCTCGCTGGCGGCCATCGGCGACATCCAGGCCGCGTTTTCCCGTCACGGCCAGGCCGCGACGCCGCTGCTGAGCCGCCTGTTCGAACAGCGCTGGCTTGGCTTGCAGCGCCAGTATTGGGCCATCCCGCAGTTGACGGGCCGGGCGCTCTTGAACGAGCTGGCGGCCCTGCCGGCCCCGCTGCGTCCGGCCGCGGGTCTGGCGCTGGCGTCATGGCGCAGCCGTCAGCCGCACTTCTGGGGCCAGGCCTGTTTCGACGCCCTGGCCCGCTTCGATACCAGCACGGCCCGCCGCACCCTGCCGCACGCCGTCCGTGAGCAGCCGGCCCTGCTGCGCAATCGTGGATTGTACGCCCTGTTCCTGCGCACCTGGTTGACCCGGCGCCTGACGTCGCGCCTGCGCCGCCTGCCCGATTTCCTGATCATCGGCGCGCAGCGCGGGGGCACCACCTCGCTCTTCAATTATCTGGCCGGGCATCCCGCGGTGGCGGCCGTGCGCGACAAGGAGCTGCACTACTTCGACCTGAACCTGAGCGCCGGCCGCGGCTGGTACCAGGCCCATTTTCCCCTGCGCCTGGCCCGCGCTCAGCGTGTGGGCGAGGCGACGCCGATGTACCTCTTTCACCCGGCCGCGCCGCAGGCCGTGCAGGCGCTGTTGCCGCGGGTCAAGCTGATTGCCCTGCTGCGCAACCCGGTGGACCGCGCTTACTCGCACTACCAGTTGGAGCGCCGCGCCGGCCGCCAGGGCATCGAGTCCCTTTCGTTTGCTGACGCCGTGGCCGCGGAGCAGGAGCGCCTGGCCGGAGACATGGACAGACTGCAGACCGACCCGGCTTCCCCCGGTTTTGCCCCCATGCACTTCTCCTACCTGGCCCGCGGCCTCTACGTGGATCAACTGCAGGCCTGGCGCCGCTTCTTTCCGGCCGGGCAGATGCTCATCCTGCGTAGCGAGGACTTCTACGAGCAGCCCGCGCTCATCTTCCGCCAGGTGCTCGACTTCCTGGAACTGCCGGCCTGGGAACCGACCGCGTACCGGCCCTTCAATCAGACTGGGGGCCAGACTGCGGATTTCTCCGAGAAACCCGCGGTCTTCGGCGAACTCGCCGCCTTCTTCCGGCCGCACAACCGGCGGTTGACCGACTTCCTGGGCCGTGATTTCGGCTGGGACGATCCGGCATGAGAGTCTACCTCCTGGCGCCTGACCTGCGCACGCGCGGCGGGTTCGAGGCGCAGATGTCGGCCCTGGCCGCGGGCCTGGCCGCCGAAGGGGTGCAGGTGTTCGTCGCCATCCGCGAGGCGGTCGCGCCAGATCACCCCTACTGGCAGCGCATGCAGCAGGCAGGCGTGACCCTCTCCGCGCCGCCGGCCTGGCTGGCCCGTCTGCTCGACCCACCCCTGGCCTGGCGCCAGGCTTCGATGCGCCTGCTGCTGGCGCTGTGCGTCCCCCTGCTCCTGCTCGCGGCCCTGGCCGACCGCCGGCGCCGCGGCCGATCCTGGGCGCGCAGTTGGCAGGGCGCGGTTGGCTGGCTGCACGGCCGCTTCGGGCGCTGGCTCTTCGCCGATGGCCTGAGTTGGTGGCTGTGGCGTCGCCTGGATCGCGCCCGCCGGCGTTGGCCGCCCGATCTGGTGGATGTGCAGCACTCCATGCTGCCGGGCGGTCTGGTCTACGCGGCCGATCGCGGCCTGCCGCTGATCTACACCGAATATGGCGCGCCCGATGAGGGGCTGGCGTCGGTCTGGGCGGGCCTGTGTCCGGTCATCGGCCGGGCCGATGCCATCATCGGCCGTGCGCAGGCCAGCCTGGACGGGCTGCAGCGCCTGTGCGGCCCCATTCCGCCAGGCGTGGTCGTGCCCAATGCCGTGACCAGCGCGCCCGCCGACGACGCGCTGCGCCCTACTGACCCGGCCGGCCCCGCGCCCGGCCCGGTCATCGTCACCGCGGTGGGGCGCCTGGCGCCGGAGAAAGGGCCAGACCTGCTGCTGGCCGCACTGCGCATCTTGAACGAGCAGGGTGCGGCGGGCGAAAGTCCGGCGGGCGCGCTGCGGGTCGTTTTTGCCGGCGATGGCCCTTTGCGCAGCAGCCTGCAGGCGCAGGCCGCGGCCTGGGGCCTGGCATCCTCGGTCGAATTTAGCGGCGCCTTTGCTGACCTGGCGCCCATCATGCAGCGCACCGACATCGTCGCCCACCCCACGCGCAACGATGGCCGCTCCGTCAGCGTGCTCGAAGCGATGGCCTGGGCCAAACCGGTCGTCGCCACGCGCGTCGGCGGCCTGCCGGAGCTGATCGAAGAGGGGGTCAACGGCCTGCTGACGCCGCCGGACGACCCCGCCGCCCTGGCCGCCGCGCTGCACCGCCTGGCCCAGGACCCCGATCTGCGCCGGCGCATGGGTCAGGCCGGCCGTGCCCGCTTCCTGGCCGGCGACTTCACCGTCGCGGCCATGGTCAAGGCCACCCTGGCCGTCTACCGCCAGGTCATCGCCCAGAAATCCGCCGTCGGGTCTCATCCATGACTTCACCGCCTCACCTGGTTCTGCTGGTGCTCGACTCTGTGCGCGCGGCCAACACCACCTTTCACGGCTATGACCGCCCCACCACGCCGTTCCTGGCGCAGTTGGCCGCCCGCCACCGGGTTTTCCGCAATGCCTACGCGCCCGGCAACTGGTCCGTGCCGTCGCACACCTCGATGTTCACCGGCCTCTATCCCAGTGAGCATGGCCTCAGCTTCGATCCGCGCCACGCTGACCGGCAGTTGGCGCCGGAGGTGGCCCAACTGCCCACCCTGCTGGCCGCGGCCGGCTACACCACCCACGCCTTCACGCAAAACGTGCTGGTCAGCCGTGAAACCGGCCTGCTCGACGCGTTTGGCCGCCAGGTGGACTACTGGGATGGCAGTTGGCGCCCCCGCTACCGCCGCACCCTCCTCAACCGGGCCTGGAACTTCTGGGTAGATCGCGTCCGCCGCCAGCCCTTCCCCTACCAGCGCGGCTGGAGCACGCGCAGCGGGGACACCCTGGCCGACATCCGGCGCACGCTGACTGAGGCCACGCAGCCGGCCTTCGTCTTCGCCAACCTGATGGACGCGCACATGCCCTACACCGCGCCGCTCTCCATCGTACGCCGCTTCGTCGCCGGCGATCCCTGGCAGCACAGCAATCGCTACCGCGACATCCAGCCGCTGGAGCACAACCGCCTGCTGCTCACCGTGGATCCGGAGGATCAGCGCCAGAAGATGGCGCTCTACGACGCGGCCATCTGTCACCTGGACTCCTGCCTGCGCCGCTTCGTCGGCGACCTGCAGCGCAGCGGCCTGCTCGACCGCACCGTGCTCATCATCACGGCCGATCACGGCGAAATGTTCGGCGAGCATGACAACATCGTCGGGCATGGGCCGCGGCTCTACCAGGAGCTGATCCATGTGCCGCTGATCCTCGTTCACCCCGACCTCACCACCCCCGCAGTCGTGACGCGCCCGGTCAGCCTGGTGGACATCCCCCCCACCCTGCTGGCGGCCGCGGGCGCTGAGGGGACACCGCAGGCCGCGGCGCTCTCCTCCGGCCTCAGCCTGCTGGCGACCGCCGCGGACCGGCCCGCGGTCATCAGCGAGTACGCGGGCCAGTCGGACGCAGAGGCCGCTCAGCGTGTGGCCGACAGCCCGACCCTGCACGACCGCAGCCATACCGGCAGCCAGACCGCCGTTGTCAGCGAAACGACCAAGCTCATCGTCTGGCAGGGGCGCCCCAGCCGCCTGTTCGACCTGGCGCGTGATCCCAGGGAAACGACCGATGTCAGCGCAGAACCGGCCTACCAGGGGGTCCGCCTGCGCTTTGAAGCCTTCTACAGCCAGTGGCAGGCCAACCGCCGGCATTACCCACCCGCCCCGCGCACCGCCGCCCTGAGCGCCGCCGAGGCCGAAATCGTCCAGCGCCGCCTGCGCGAACTGGGATACGTTGATTGACATGAGATCCCGTTTGGTCCATGTTTGACATCACCATGCTGATGACCGTGCTGGCGCCCATCGGCGGCATCGAATCCGCGCTGGTGCCGCTGGCCCGTGAATTGCAGGCGCAGGGACACCGGGTGCGCATCTACGTGGTGCGGCGTCCCACCCTGCCCAACCAGAATGTTGCCAGTCTGACCGCGGCCGGCATCCCCATCCTCAGCGCGCCACCCTGGCTCGTTCGCCTGACCGACCTGGTGCGGGGCCGACGCCTGGCGTTGATCGCGGCCGGCCTGACTCTGCTCAGCCCGCTGCTGGCCCTGCTGGCCCTGGCCGATGCGCTGCGCCGCGGCCGCGCCTGGCAGCGCTCCTGGCAGGGCGCCCAGGGAGTTGGCCGCGAGCGCCTGGCGCGCCTGCTGGCCGTCGAACACTGGTACTACCGCCCCTTGCAGTCCGCCTGGCGCCGATCCCCGCCCGCGGCGCCGGCCATCGTGCATGTGCATGGCTGGGGCTGCGGTGAAGACCCGCCGGGCGCGCTGGCCTGGCTGCGCGGCTTTGATTACCCCGTCGTCTACACCGAGCACAACAGCCCGGACCCCGCCCTGCACGAGCCGCTCGTCGCCGCGCCGCTCCTGAATGCCGACCTGCTGATTGCCGTTTCCGCGGCCGGCCGCGACGGCCTGATTGGGATTGGCGGCGCGGTTCAGCCCATTGCCGTCATTCCTTACCCGGTCACGCCGCTGCCGGCCCGGCCATCTACGGCCAGCGGCCCGTGTACCATCATCTGCGTGGCCCGCCTGATGCCGCAGAAGGGGCACCGCGACCTCCTGCACGCGGTGGCCCAGGTCAGCGCCGCCGGTGTGGAGGTGCGCCTGCTGCTGGCCGGCGACGGCCCCCTGGCCGGCGAGCTGCAAGCGCTGGCTGCTGAGCTGCACCTGGCCAGCCAGGTCCGCTTCCTGGGCATCGTCACCCATGCCGACTTGCCCGACCTGTTGGCCGCCAGCGACGCGGTCGTGCTGCCCTCGTACTGGGAGGGCCTGCCTGTGGCGCTGATCGAAGCCCTGGCCGCGGGCAAACCCATCGTTGCCACCCGCGTGGGCGGAAACCCGGAGCTGGTGGTTGACGGCGAAAATGGCTGGCTGGTCGCGCCGGGCGATGTCCCCGCACTGGCGGCCGCCCTGACCGACCTGGCGCAGCGGCCGCGTCACGAACTGCACGCGCTGGGCGAGGCCAGCCGCCGCCGTTTCCAGGCCGGCGGCTTCGAGCCGGCCGCAGTGGCCGCCCGCACCGTCGCCGCCTATCATTGGGCGCAGCAAGCATCACGGAGCCGAACCAACGCATGATTTCAGAGCAATGCAACTTCCTCTTCGTTCACATCCCCAAGACGGCCGGCAATTCGATCCAGAACATCTTGCTGCCCTTTGCCGATGATCAACTCATCAAGGCGTTTCCGCAGGAAATCGCCCCCCCGCCGGCGCAATCGCAGGGCGACGCGCTGCCGGCCTATGCGCAAAAATTTGCCACGCGCCCCATGGAGGAGCTGGACGGCTTCGATCGCTTTGGCCTGATGCACCCGGTCTACAACCTGCGCAAACATTCGCCCCTGCGCGACTACCAGCGCGAACTGCCCGCTGCGCTTTTCCAGCGCCTGTTCAAGACCACCTGTGTGCGCAACCCGTGGGAGCGCCTGATCTCCATGTACTTTTCGCCCCATCGCGGGCCGGTGACCTGGGACCGCGCGCGCTTCTTGAAGATGGCAAACAAGATCGCGTCGGCCGCCAGTTTCGTTGAACTTCCCGACGACCCGCCCGGGCAGGCGCCGTTCAGCCATGTCAACCTGGTGATGCGCCAGGAGCGCCTGGACGCCGACTTCCGCCAGTTGTGCGAGCGCCTGGACATCCCCTATCAGGAGCTGCCGGTGCGCAACAAGTCCAGCCACGAGCATTATTCTGTCTATTACGACGACGAACTCGTCGCCCTCGTCCGTGACCGCTTCCGCGCCGATGTCGAGGCGTTCGGCTACGAGTTCGAGCGACCGGCCCGGCGCTCGTTCCTGGCGCGCTGGCTGCCGTTCGGCCGGCGCTGAGATCATGCTGCGCATCTCCGTCGTCATTCCCACTTACAACCGGGCCGCGTTCCTGCCCGCGGCCGTCGCCAGCGCCCTGGCGCAGACCACCCCGGCCCGTTCGACCGTCGCAGCGCCAGGCCCAGCGAACCAGAGCCTGACCGCTGACCCGCCCGCCCTCGCCGCGGAGGACATCGAAGTCATCGTCGTGGACGATGGCTCCACCGACGACACGGCCGCGTGCCTGGCCGGCTGGGCCAACGACCCCCGCGTGCGTGTCGTTCAGCAGGCCAATCAGGGCCGTTCGGCCGCGCGCAACCACGGCGCCCGGTTGGCCCGCGGCGAATTTCTCGCTTTTCTCGATTCGGATGATCTCTACGCGCCGGGCGCGCTGGCCGCTCATCTGGCTACCTTCGCCCGTCGCCCTGACCTGGGCCTGGCGATTGGCGGCTATGCGCTCATCAACGACCAGGGCGCGGACCTCGGCGCTCGCTTGCCCTGGCGGTCCCATGCTGATTTGCGCCCGGCCGCCTGGCTGTTCGACTGCGTCGCCATGCCCGGCTCCGTCCTCTTGCGCCGCAGTTGGTGGGAAACCGTGGGCGAATTCGACCCCGCCTGCGAAATCGCCGAGGACTGGGATCTCTTTCTGCGCCTGGCCGCGGCCGGCTGCCCCATGGACTGGACGCGGCAGATCGTCTGCCACTATCGCCAGCACGCGGGCAGCTCCATCCGTGAAATTCACCGCATGCATGACGGCGTGACCGCGCTGCTGACCAAGTTCTTTGCCCGGCCCGATCTGCCGCCTGACCTGGCGGCCCGGCAAGGCGCGGCGCGGGCATGGGCCGAGGTGGCGCTGGTCAAAGGCGCCCTGGCCGCTGGGCAGACCGCCACCGCAGACGCCGCGCTGATCGCGGCCGTGGGCTACGACCCCACCCTGCTCACCGCTGGCCGCCTGGGCCTGCTCGAATACCTGCTCACGCCAGAGGGGGGCGAAGCACAGCCCCTGGCCGCCTGGGCCGGCCGCGTCCGCGCCTGGCTGCAGCAGGATGGGACAGCGGGACCCTCACACGGTCCGCATTTCTCGCGCCGCGAGCTGCGCCTGGCGCTGGCCCGCGTTCACATGGGCCGCTTCTTCGCGGCCGCGGCGGCCGGCGAAACCGACCCGGCGCGCCGGCATCTCTGGCAGGGCGTGACCGCGGACCCCACCTGGCTGCGCAATCGCGGGGTGTTGGCCTTCCTGGCCGGGCGCTCCCGCCGGGGATCGCCCGCCGCAGGGGACCTGTCGCCATGACTCCGCCCTCCTCACCGCTCGTCAGCATCGTCCTGCCCACGCTCAACGGCAGCCGCTTCATCGCCTCATCCATCGCAAGCTGCCTGGCGCAGACCTACCCCCATTTCGAGCTGATCGTGGTGGACGGCGGCTCGCGCGACGGCACGCTCGCCATCGTGGCCGGCTTCGACGACCCGCGCATCCGCGTCGTCCATCAGGGCGACAACCAGGACAAGCTGCCGGGCGCGCTCAACATCGGCTTCGACGCCAGCCAGGGCGAATACCTGACCTGGACGCAGGACGATGATCTCTACGCGCCCGAAGCCCTGGCGGTCATGGTGTCGCACCTGCAAGCGCACCCCGAGGTTGGCCTGGTCTACACCGGCTACTGGCGCA
The sequence above is drawn from the Candidatus Amarolinea dominans genome and encodes:
- a CDS encoding glycosyltransferase; the encoded protein is MFDITMLMTVLAPIGGIESALVPLARELQAQGHRVRIYVVRRPTLPNQNVASLTAAGIPILSAPPWLVRLTDLVRGRRLALIAAGLTLLSPLLALLALADALRRGRAWQRSWQGAQGVGRERLARLLAVEHWYYRPLQSAWRRSPPAAPAIVHVHGWGCGEDPPGALAWLRGFDYPVVYTEHNSPDPALHEPLVAAPLLNADLLIAVSAAGRDGLIGIGGAVQPIAVIPYPVTPLPARPSTASGPCTIICVARLMPQKGHRDLLHAVAQVSAAGVEVRLLLAGDGPLAGELQALAAELHLASQVRFLGIVTHADLPDLLAASDAVVLPSYWEGLPVALIEALAAGKPIVATRVGGNPELVVDGENGWLVAPGDVPALAAALTDLAQRPRHELHALGEASRRRFQAGGFEPAAVAARTVAAYHWAQQASRSRTNA
- a CDS encoding glycosyltransferase; its protein translation is MTWPLVSIVTPSFQQAAFLEEALRSVLLQGYPNLEVIVMDGGSRDGSVEIIQRYAPWLTHWVSAPDHGQTDAINQGFRRARGEFVGWLNSDDLLLPGALIRAVTTLLAHPHAVLVHGNCDYIDSAGRKVKSSTGRIEAQPPLSTLLGRGGVIRQPTVLLRHSALRQVGYLDGSLHYGMDYDLWIRLRQVGDFVFLADAPLALFRLQPQAKTHALPLAMIGEIYSIAQRHGGDGVAAARRPLGLRWEALARGRPAEWPACFAAELADPACTALPGPLTRAVQPFVTELLLSQGLRLADQQPDQAAACLRWAVRRQPRLLANRGVRSILLQALLRRAFGPALIARWRAGRFSAGPPGRQPGQPANPRGEQS
- a CDS encoding glycosyltransferase, with amino-acid sequence MLRISVVIPTYNRAAFLPAAVASALAQTTPARSTVAAPGPANQSLTADPPALAAEDIEVIVVDDGSTDDTAACLAGWANDPRVRVVQQANQGRSAARNHGARLARGEFLAFLDSDDLYAPGALAAHLATFARRPDLGLAIGGYALINDQGADLGARLPWRSHADLRPAAWLFDCVAMPGSVLLRRSWWETVGEFDPACEIAEDWDLFLRLAAAGCPMDWTRQIVCHYRQHAGSSIREIHRMHDGVTALLTKFFARPDLPPDLAARQGAARAWAEVALVKGALAAGQTATADAALIAAVGYDPTLLTAGRLGLLEYLLTPEGGEAQPLAAWAGRVRAWLQQDGTAGPSHGPHFSRRELRLALARVHMGRFFAAAAAGETDPARRHLWQGVTADPTWLRNRGVLAFLAGRSRRGSPAAGDLSP
- a CDS encoding sulfotransferase family 2 domain-containing protein, whose translation is MISEQCNFLFVHIPKTAGNSIQNILLPFADDQLIKAFPQEIAPPPAQSQGDALPAYAQKFATRPMEELDGFDRFGLMHPVYNLRKHSPLRDYQRELPAALFQRLFKTTCVRNPWERLISMYFSPHRGPVTWDRARFLKMANKIASAASFVELPDDPPGQAPFSHVNLVMRQERLDADFRQLCERLDIPYQELPVRNKSSHEHYSVYYDDELVALVRDRFRADVEAFGYEFERPARRSFLARWLPFGRR
- a CDS encoding sulfatase-like hydrolase/transferase, with product MTSPPHLVLLVLDSVRAANTTFHGYDRPTTPFLAQLAARHRVFRNAYAPGNWSVPSHTSMFTGLYPSEHGLSFDPRHADRQLAPEVAQLPTLLAAAGYTTHAFTQNVLVSRETGLLDAFGRQVDYWDGSWRPRYRRTLLNRAWNFWVDRVRRQPFPYQRGWSTRSGDTLADIRRTLTEATQPAFVFANLMDAHMPYTAPLSIVRRFVAGDPWQHSNRYRDIQPLEHNRLLLTVDPEDQRQKMALYDAAICHLDSCLRRFVGDLQRSGLLDRTVLIITADHGEMFGEHDNIVGHGPRLYQELIHVPLILVHPDLTTPAVVTRPVSLVDIPPTLLAAAGAEGTPQAAALSSGLSLLATAADRPAVISEYAGQSDAEAAQRVADSPTLHDRSHTGSQTAVVSETTKLIVWQGRPSRLFDLARDPRETTDVSAEPAYQGVRLRFEAFYSQWQANRRHYPPAPRTAALSAAEAEIVQRRLRELGYVD
- a CDS encoding alkaline phosphatase family protein, coding for MSGRRLPLLVAGFDAACWEYMTPWLQDGSLPNVQRLIAEGRSGVLHSTMPALTPVAWSTLATGANPGKHGVFEWNRLVRDADPPHLQLHTSATVHGVPFWRQLNARGCKVGLVNIPLTFPTQPLDGFVLCGYPLIDPLRRYLYPPNLLPGLEAELGPYEPGHLEGMLVNGEGWYAADERTQAFQVAAAIRLTAQLELDVLVINLMLPDHANHLAPDMAGVQRAYADSDRHLGQLLDALQPLNVMLISDHGSRRIQGKFYINQWLYDQGLLTWAPRTPTDPAGDLNWLLVQAGQQAGLHGPLERVVRNGLRRALRAGNGPLPAWLARRLEQLAPAAYRAYAFDGQADWGRSQFMSFGSLIYANPAAAADAAADVQARLLALTDPGGKPVFQAVLPAGQLYHGPQMAQAPALILDTFSSDWSLAFGPNYRSASYFERGSGAWNGEHSRDGIFVFSGADFSPGENMLAADLADIPATVLYLMDAARPADYDGRVLQEFLAPALLTQRPPSAQPTAATPAEKQGDPAAPPDADASADLTPEQEALMAQQLRALGYVD
- a CDS encoding glycosyltransferase family 4 protein: MRVYLLAPDLRTRGGFEAQMSALAAGLAAEGVQVFVAIREAVAPDHPYWQRMQQAGVTLSAPPAWLARLLDPPLAWRQASMRLLLALCVPLLLLAALADRRRRGRSWARSWQGAVGWLHGRFGRWLFADGLSWWLWRRLDRARRRWPPDLVDVQHSMLPGGLVYAADRGLPLIYTEYGAPDEGLASVWAGLCPVIGRADAIIGRAQASLDGLQRLCGPIPPGVVVPNAVTSAPADDALRPTDPAGPAPGPVIVTAVGRLAPEKGPDLLLAALRILNEQGAAGESPAGALRVVFAGDGPLRSSLQAQAAAWGLASSVEFSGAFADLAPIMQRTDIVAHPTRNDGRSVSVLEAMAWAKPVVATRVGGLPELIEEGVNGLLTPPDDPAALAAALHRLAQDPDLRRRMGQAGRARFLAGDFTVAAMVKATLAVYRQVIAQKSAVGSHP
- a CDS encoding sulfotransferase domain-containing protein, which gives rise to MPSLAAIGDIQAAFSRHGQAATPLLSRLFEQRWLGLQRQYWAIPQLTGRALLNELAALPAPLRPAAGLALASWRSRQPHFWGQACFDALARFDTSTARRTLPHAVREQPALLRNRGLYALFLRTWLTRRLTSRLRRLPDFLIIGAQRGGTTSLFNYLAGHPAVAAVRDKELHYFDLNLSAGRGWYQAHFPLRLARAQRVGEATPMYLFHPAAPQAVQALLPRVKLIALLRNPVDRAYSHYQLERRAGRQGIESLSFADAVAAEQERLAGDMDRLQTDPASPGFAPMHFSYLARGLYVDQLQAWRRFFPAGQMLILRSEDFYEQPALIFRQVLDFLELPAWEPTAYRPFNQTGGQTADFSEKPAVFGELAAFFRPHNRRLTDFLGRDFGWDDPA